In Paenibacillus sp. G2S3, a single window of DNA contains:
- a CDS encoding metalloregulator ArsR/SmtB family transcription factor, with protein sequence MDKNFKAYNQTAETLKAIAHPVRLCIIKGLLEKGSCNVSFMQDCLDLPQSTVSQHLQKLRSLGIVETERNGLEINYSVKDEKIKHLIQLFLGEE encoded by the coding sequence ATGGACAAAAATTTTAAAGCCTATAACCAAACCGCCGAAACCTTAAAGGCTATCGCTCATCCCGTTCGCTTGTGCATCATTAAAGGCCTGCTTGAAAAAGGCAGCTGCAACGTTAGCTTCATGCAGGACTGTCTAGACCTTCCACAATCTACGGTATCCCAGCATTTGCAGAAGCTTAGATCCTTAGGCATTGTCGAAACCGAACGTAATGGACTGGAAATTAACTATTCTGTTAAAGACGAGAAAATCAAACATCTAATTCAGCTATTTTTAGGGGAGGAATAA
- a CDS encoding rhodanese-like domain-containing protein has translation MSFKISKEITPQQVAELLKNGEAPALLDVREPAEWIEGHVIGAKHIPLGQLLMRIDELDPNEEMIVMCLSGGRSGLACELLSEKGYNVVNMMGGLSAWTDDFLVRG, from the coding sequence ATGTCTTTTAAAATTTCAAAGGAAATTACCCCGCAGCAAGTGGCGGAACTTCTAAAGAATGGAGAGGCTCCTGCGCTACTGGATGTACGTGAACCCGCCGAATGGATAGAGGGGCATGTGATCGGCGCGAAGCATATTCCGCTTGGGCAGCTGTTAATGCGTATAGATGAACTAGATCCTAATGAAGAGATGATTGTGATGTGTCTAAGTGGTGGTCGAAGTGGACTGGCGTGTGAGCTGCTGAGCGAAAAGGGTTATAACGTTGTCAATATGATGGGTGGATTAAGTGCTTGGACGGATGATTTTTTGGTACGGGGGTAA
- a CDS encoding rhodanese-like domain-containing protein, whose protein sequence is MVFRILLSILIAFSIVRFLRSAWPVRSLSYVEARDVRELADQTLDMKMLDVRDAVDYEKENIRGSINISIGRLAYVWQHCLSPDDSVLILADSYYKRNKAARILYKQGFRKLYAVNGDLLGNKRTLSDISVKGCCEG, encoded by the coding sequence ATGGTGTTTAGGATCCTACTGAGTATATTAATTGCTTTTAGTATTGTAAGGTTCTTACGTTCCGCTTGGCCAGTCCGTTCTCTCTCCTATGTAGAAGCCCGCGACGTTCGCGAATTAGCAGATCAAACATTGGATATGAAAATGCTCGATGTGAGGGATGCTGTAGATTATGAGAAGGAAAATATCCGTGGCTCGATAAATATATCGATCGGGCGGTTAGCCTATGTCTGGCAGCACTGTCTATCTCCTGACGATTCGGTTCTAATTCTTGCTGATAGTTACTATAAAAGAAACAAAGCTGCGAGAATTCTTTATAAGCAGGGCTTTCGAAAGTTATATGCGGTAAATGGTGATTTGTTAGGGAATAAAAGAACGCTCTCCGACATTTCGGTGAAAGGTTGTTGTGAAGGATAA
- a CDS encoding rhodanese-like domain-containing protein, with product MSRLGFGKSASVSVRTLKVAEFRSEMEQSKNKLLIDVREPDEYKSGFIPGAKNIPLSQLEKRLGEIPKDRDVLLYCRSGMRSKSAARMLSKHGYTRLAHLQGGVSSWDGKLGRR from the coding sequence ATGTCCCGTCTTGGATTTGGGAAAAGCGCAAGTGTAAGTGTAAGAACATTGAAGGTGGCAGAGTTTCGTAGCGAAATGGAGCAATCTAAAAATAAGCTGCTGATCGATGTCCGCGAACCGGATGAATACAAGAGTGGATTTATTCCGGGGGCGAAAAACATCCCGCTGTCTCAGTTGGAAAAGCGGCTCGGTGAGATCCCTAAGGATCGGGATGTGTTGCTTTACTGCCGCAGCGGTATGCGAAGCAAAAGTGCAGCGCGGATGCTGAGTAAGCATGGGTATACTCGGCTTGCACATTTGCAGGGCGGGGTAAGTAGCTGGGATGGGAAGTTGGGTCGGCGGTAA
- a CDS encoding glycoside hydrolase family 3 protein, producing the protein METVTSKYPFQQIDLTLNDRVQDLISRLTLDEKVSLIPQYQAAIERLGVGAYKHGTEAAHGISWLGKATSFPQPSGLACTWNPELMKEIGSAIGDEARAFYKKNPTVNGLTLWAPTVDMERDPRWGRTEEAYGEDPELTGQLSTSLVQGIQGDHPVYLKAVATLKHFLGNNNEIERGNCSASIDPRNMREYYLEAFKPAFQEGGAQSMMTAYNSVNGVPVILHPAVMDVVKGEWDMDGFIVSDAGDLFGIVKDHKYYESFAQSMAESIKNGIDSVTEETEETIKVLHEALDQGLLAEEDLDRALTNTFRVRFRLGEFDPAEGNPYAAIDDSVILSKKHAALSLEAAKQSIVLLKNEQATLPLSKTKLNKVAIIGPLGDEAFRDWYSGTLPYGVTPLQGVSKKLPGKQVTFESGADQIILTSAANGQAIGITGEDGRLAVQHDTAEHGELFQHTAWGWTSNTLKATSRAQYVTLSEAETLTASSDEIYGWFVKESINIVPETEGTVSLRTWNDKLISVNSEDGTLQVANQDASADTRLFKKNIVTNGLEAAVEAAKAAEVAVVFVGNHPLLNGKEEIDRPDIVLPEEQERLVKAVYEANPNTVVVIVGSYPISSTWIDENIPAVLYTSHSGQELGNAVAEVLFGDYSPSGKLNMTWLRSVEQLPELMDYDIIKGKRTYMYFDGEPLYPFGHGLSYAEVTYKDLSLSTKDLQQEDTLNISVQVDNTGVVDGDEVVQLYVQALNSRVKRPIKQLKGFEKASIAAGQSHTVEFALPVTELAFWDVTREQYCVENGEYAILIGRSSADIKLSSIVTVKGDIIPSRNLYNNTKAENYDDYEGVYLDECKAGGASIHPVKEGAWIAFNDVLFDHGAVSIEALVSSAKGGSIEIRTGSAVGKLVGTVTVPSGGVLQQWSTLTGEVSLESGTTDVYVVFNGEVLLSTFQFNQ; encoded by the coding sequence ATGGAAACAGTGACATCTAAATATCCATTTCAACAGATTGATTTAACCCTAAATGACCGAGTGCAGGATCTGATCTCCAGATTAACGCTTGATGAAAAAGTAAGTCTGATCCCCCAGTATCAAGCTGCCATAGAGCGTTTGGGTGTTGGAGCCTATAAGCACGGTACAGAAGCGGCGCACGGAATTTCCTGGCTTGGAAAAGCAACCTCTTTCCCTCAGCCAAGTGGACTAGCTTGTACCTGGAATCCAGAGTTAATGAAGGAAATCGGTTCGGCTATCGGAGATGAAGCAAGAGCATTCTACAAAAAGAACCCAACGGTGAACGGGCTGACGTTATGGGCACCAACGGTGGATATGGAGCGTGACCCACGGTGGGGCAGAACGGAAGAAGCCTATGGTGAAGATCCGGAATTAACCGGACAACTCAGTACATCACTTGTGCAAGGAATCCAAGGCGATCACCCTGTCTATTTGAAAGCGGTCGCAACGCTTAAACACTTCCTAGGCAATAACAACGAGATCGAACGCGGAAATTGTTCTGCCAGCATCGATCCAAGAAATATGCGCGAGTATTATCTGGAAGCGTTCAAGCCTGCTTTTCAAGAAGGTGGCGCACAGTCCATGATGACCGCCTATAACTCGGTGAATGGTGTACCGGTTATTCTTCATCCAGCAGTGATGGATGTTGTCAAAGGTGAATGGGACATGGACGGTTTTATCGTAAGTGATGCCGGTGATTTATTCGGTATTGTGAAGGATCATAAGTATTATGAGTCTTTTGCACAGTCGATGGCGGAATCTATCAAAAACGGAATTGATAGCGTAACAGAAGAAACCGAGGAGACGATCAAGGTTCTTCATGAGGCACTAGATCAAGGTCTGCTGGCAGAGGAAGATTTGGATCGTGCACTAACTAACACCTTTAGAGTTCGTTTCCGTCTGGGAGAGTTTGACCCTGCTGAAGGAAATCCATATGCAGCAATCGACGATTCCGTGATTCTTAGCAAAAAACATGCCGCACTTTCCTTAGAAGCTGCCAAACAATCCATTGTACTGCTGAAGAATGAACAAGCCACATTGCCACTCAGCAAGACTAAATTAAACAAAGTGGCGATTATTGGTCCGCTTGGCGATGAAGCTTTCAGAGATTGGTATTCTGGCACATTACCATATGGAGTGACTCCACTTCAGGGTGTTAGTAAGAAGCTGCCTGGTAAACAAGTTACTTTTGAGAGTGGCGCAGATCAAATTATTCTTACCTCAGCCGCAAACGGCCAAGCCATTGGAATTACGGGTGAGGACGGAAGGTTGGCTGTACAGCATGACACGGCAGAGCACGGAGAATTGTTCCAACATACGGCATGGGGCTGGACTAGCAATACTCTGAAGGCGACAAGTCGTGCACAATATGTAACTTTAAGCGAAGCGGAGACACTCACAGCATCTTCGGACGAAATCTACGGCTGGTTTGTAAAAGAGTCTATTAACATCGTGCCTGAAACCGAGGGTACGGTATCTTTACGGACCTGGAATGACAAATTAATCTCCGTTAATTCGGAGGATGGCACGCTGCAGGTTGCTAATCAGGACGCAAGTGCGGACACTCGTCTTTTCAAAAAGAACATCGTTACAAACGGACTAGAAGCTGCGGTTGAAGCCGCCAAAGCTGCTGAAGTGGCAGTGGTTTTTGTCGGTAACCATCCACTCCTTAACGGAAAAGAAGAAATCGACAGACCTGATATTGTGCTTCCAGAGGAGCAGGAGCGTCTGGTCAAAGCAGTCTATGAAGCGAATCCGAATACAGTGGTAGTTATTGTCGGTAGTTACCCGATTTCTTCCACTTGGATTGACGAGAATATCCCGGCAGTTTTGTATACTTCTCACAGTGGACAAGAGCTTGGCAATGCGGTGGCAGAAGTGTTGTTCGGAGATTACAGCCCTTCCGGCAAGCTGAATATGACTTGGCTCCGTTCTGTGGAGCAGCTGCCTGAGCTGATGGATTATGATATTATCAAAGGCAAAAGAACGTATATGTACTTTGACGGCGAGCCATTGTATCCATTTGGTCACGGCCTAAGTTACGCTGAAGTGACTTATAAGGATCTAAGCCTAAGCACCAAAGATCTGCAACAAGAGGATACGCTTAACATTTCCGTTCAAGTAGATAATACTGGAGTAGTTGATGGGGACGAGGTTGTTCAGCTATATGTGCAGGCTTTGAATTCCCGGGTCAAACGTCCGATTAAACAATTGAAGGGTTTTGAAAAAGCGAGCATCGCTGCAGGTCAATCGCATACAGTAGAGTTTGCATTACCAGTTACTGAGCTAGCATTCTGGGATGTTACACGCGAGCAATATTGCGTCGAAAATGGAGAGTACGCGATTCTGATCGGCCGTTCTTCTGCTGATATTAAATTATCTTCAATAGTAACGGTTAAAGGGGACATCATTCCTTCCCGTAATTTATATAACAACACCAAAGCAGAGAACTATGATGACTACGAAGGCGTATATCTGGATGAATGCAAAGCAGGCGGAGCTTCCATTCATCCGGTAAAAGAGGGCGCTTGGATTGCTTTTAATGACGTATTGTTCGATCATGGAGCAGTATCAATTGAAGCTCTGGTATCCTCTGCAAAAGGTGGCAGTATCGAGATTAGAACTGGAAGCGCGGTTGGGAAACTGGTTGGAACTGTGACCGTTCCTTCTGGTGGAGTTCTGCAACAGTGGAGCACATTGACTGGTGAAGTATCCTTAGAGTCTGGTACTACCGATGTTTATGTAGTCTTTAACGGTGAGGTGCTTCTAAGCACGTTTCAATTTAATCAATAA
- a CDS encoding HIT family protein, whose product MECLGCRIANGIESNVKVVYENEFITCVLDIAPFNEGHILILPKKHYLDLEEIDSETSYAIMDGSKRLSVVLRTLFEPDGISICQNGGKFNDLTHYHMHLIPRYEGDGFAWSEPLHPHGAENFLSETQAKFLDVLKGK is encoded by the coding sequence ATGGAGTGCTTGGGATGTCGGATTGCTAACGGAATTGAGTCTAATGTAAAAGTAGTATATGAGAATGAATTTATTACTTGTGTGCTAGATATCGCTCCGTTTAACGAAGGGCATATTCTGATCCTTCCAAAAAAGCATTACCTAGATCTCGAAGAAATCGATTCAGAGACTTCCTATGCGATAATGGACGGGTCGAAGAGGTTATCAGTTGTTCTGAGAACTTTGTTCGAGCCAGATGGCATAAGCATATGCCAAAATGGTGGAAAGTTTAACGACCTGACCCACTACCATATGCACCTCATCCCTAGATACGAAGGCGATGGATTCGCTTGGAGTGAACCACTACACCCGCACGGTGCCGAGAATTTTTTAAGTGAAACGCAAGCGAAATTTCTTGACGTTTTAAAAGGGAAATAA
- a CDS encoding multidrug efflux SMR transporter, giving the protein MKNNSEWLKVVGAAVFEVMWVIGLKHASSMWEWLITVVAIIISFYVMISASAKLPVGTVYSVFVGLGTAGTVVADMVLFGEPFKLMKLVLVVILLAGVIGLKMVTKEAVVKGES; this is encoded by the coding sequence ATGAAGAACAATTCAGAGTGGTTAAAGGTAGTTGGTGCAGCTGTTTTCGAGGTCATGTGGGTCATCGGTTTAAAACATGCCTCCTCGATGTGGGAGTGGCTGATAACTGTGGTAGCTATAATAATAAGCTTCTATGTGATGATTTCAGCAAGTGCCAAACTGCCGGTCGGCACGGTATATTCCGTGTTTGTTGGTCTAGGAACTGCAGGTACAGTAGTTGCGGACATGGTTTTATTCGGAGAACCGTTCAAGTTGATGAAGCTGGTTCTAGTGGTTATTTTGCTGGCAGGCGTTATAGGATTGAAAATGGTGACCAAAGAAGCCGTAGTAAAGGGGGAGTCTTAA
- a CDS encoding multidrug efflux SMR transporter, whose protein sequence is MAWVFLVVAGLFEMFGVAMINRLNKHRNFLSFALLFLGFGASFLFLSLAMKSLPMGTAYAVWTGIGASGGAILGMILYGEAKDWRRIVCIIMILGAAVGLKLIA, encoded by the coding sequence ATGGCATGGGTATTTCTGGTCGTTGCTGGTTTATTTGAAATGTTTGGAGTAGCTATGATTAATAGATTGAACAAACACCGGAATTTCCTGTCGTTCGCGCTGCTCTTTCTTGGTTTCGGAGCAAGCTTTCTGTTTCTGTCTTTAGCTATGAAGAGTCTGCCGATGGGAACAGCTTATGCGGTATGGACGGGGATCGGTGCATCCGGCGGAGCGATTCTGGGGATGATATTGTATGGAGAGGCCAAAGACTGGCGCCGGATCGTCTGTATTATTATGATTCTGGGGGCCGCTGTGGGACTAAAACTGATAGCTTAG
- a CDS encoding aldo/keto reductase, with translation MTKDSIEHLAEITKMNQSNRILLPDGTSLPRIGQGTWNMGDDAPRREEEIAALRLGVELGMDLIDTAEMYGDGRSELLVGEAIQGIRDQVFLVSKVYPHHAGNEHLIRSCEESLKRLNTDHLDLYLLHWRGDIPLEETVVGMEKLVAQGKIARWGVSNFDIDDMKELLGIEGGTHCATNQILYHLGSRGIETELLPWQRSHKIPVMAYSPLAQAGALRKGVVESEVVQEIARVHNVTPLQIMLAWTIREEDIITIPKASSREHVIENASAGLITLSEEERWKLDEAFPIPSWKVPLDII, from the coding sequence ATGACTAAGGATTCAATCGAACATTTGGCTGAAATCACAAAAATGAACCAATCTAACCGCATACTGCTTCCAGATGGAACGTCGCTTCCCAGAATTGGGCAGGGAACTTGGAATATGGGTGACGACGCGCCCCGTAGAGAGGAAGAGATTGCTGCACTGAGATTAGGTGTGGAACTAGGGATGGATTTAATAGATACGGCTGAAATGTATGGGGACGGACGCTCGGAGCTTTTAGTAGGTGAGGCTATCCAAGGCATTCGGGATCAAGTTTTCTTGGTGTCAAAAGTCTATCCACATCATGCCGGGAATGAGCACCTTATCCGCAGCTGTGAAGAAAGCTTGAAACGCTTGAATACGGATCATCTGGATCTTTATTTGCTGCATTGGCGGGGGGATATTCCACTAGAAGAGACTGTTGTAGGTATGGAGAAACTGGTCGCTCAAGGAAAAATAGCAAGATGGGGTGTATCCAATTTCGATATCGACGATATGAAAGAGCTGCTTGGTATTGAAGGGGGAACTCATTGTGCAACCAATCAGATTCTATATCATTTAGGGTCCAGAGGAATTGAAACTGAACTGCTGCCATGGCAGAGAAGTCACAAAATCCCGGTAATGGCTTATTCACCGCTTGCGCAAGCAGGTGCGCTCCGAAAAGGAGTGGTCGAGAGTGAAGTCGTTCAGGAAATCGCCCGTGTTCATAACGTAACACCACTTCAGATTATGTTGGCTTGGACGATTCGCGAAGAGGATATCATTACGATTCCGAAGGCATCTTCTCGTGAGCATGTCATTGAGAATGCCTCTGCAGGTCTAATTACGCTAAGTGAAGAAGAAAGATGGAAGCTTGATGAAGCCTTCCCAATACCATCTTGGAAAGTGCCGCTGGATATAATTTAA
- a CDS encoding PTS mannitol transporter subunit IICBA codes for MATTETQKSSSGGVRVKVQQFGRMLSGMVMPNIGAFIAWGLITALFIPTGWFPVESLAKLVGPMITYLLPLLIGYTGGQMIHGKRGGVIGAIATMGVIVGSDIPMFLGAMIVGPLAGWVLKQFDRAVDGKIKAGFEMLVNNFSLGIIGGLLTLGAYKGVGPLVQGLTNLLSDGVQFLVNHSLLPLVNIIIEPAKILFLNNAINHGILSPIAAEESARIGKSILFMLESNPGPGLGILLAYWLFGRGSAKSSAPGAVIIHFLGGIHEIYFPYILMNPRLILAVIGGGVTGTFTFQLLGAGLTASPSPGSIFAYIAMTPKGGFFPMFAGVIVATVVSFLIASLLLKTSRKNNEDEDDLEEAAAKVREMKSAGTVTQSAATVNHAITPGIAANVAGNVRNKADVNKIVFACDAGMGSSAMGASVLRKKLQSAGVNITVVNSAVSEIPSDADIVVTQKTLTDRAIASNPNAEHISIDNFLKSPKYDELVERLK; via the coding sequence ATGGCCACAACTGAAACACAGAAAAGTTCATCCGGTGGTGTACGGGTGAAAGTTCAACAATTCGGTCGTATGCTAAGCGGAATGGTGATGCCGAACATCGGCGCATTTATCGCTTGGGGGTTAATTACGGCATTATTTATTCCTACAGGTTGGTTTCCTGTTGAAAGCTTGGCGAAATTAGTAGGTCCAATGATTACTTACCTGCTGCCACTCCTGATCGGTTATACCGGCGGGCAGATGATACATGGCAAACGCGGAGGTGTAATCGGGGCTATAGCGACGATGGGCGTTATTGTCGGCTCGGACATTCCAATGTTCCTCGGCGCAATGATCGTGGGTCCCTTAGCCGGTTGGGTGCTGAAGCAATTCGACCGTGCAGTTGATGGTAAAATCAAAGCCGGCTTCGAAATGCTGGTTAACAATTTCTCACTTGGGATTATTGGGGGTCTTCTGACTCTCGGGGCTTACAAAGGAGTCGGACCCCTTGTACAGGGTCTAACCAATTTGCTGTCCGATGGTGTGCAGTTCCTGGTTAACCATAGTCTACTGCCACTCGTTAACATCATTATTGAGCCAGCCAAGATCTTGTTCCTGAATAATGCGATCAACCACGGAATACTGAGTCCAATTGCGGCAGAGGAATCTGCGAGAATAGGTAAATCTATTCTGTTCATGCTGGAATCTAACCCTGGTCCAGGTCTGGGTATCCTGCTTGCTTACTGGCTCTTTGGACGCGGATCGGCAAAATCGTCTGCTCCTGGCGCCGTAATCATTCACTTCCTGGGTGGGATTCACGAGATTTACTTCCCGTACATCTTAATGAATCCTCGTTTGATCCTGGCTGTTATCGGTGGTGGTGTTACAGGTACATTTACTTTCCAATTGCTTGGTGCAGGGCTTACAGCCTCACCTTCTCCTGGTAGTATCTTCGCCTATATCGCAATGACGCCAAAAGGTGGATTCTTCCCGATGTTCGCAGGTGTAATCGTTGCAACTGTTGTATCTTTCCTGATTGCTTCGCTGCTACTGAAAACAAGCCGTAAGAATAACGAAGATGAGGATGATCTGGAAGAAGCAGCAGCTAAAGTGAGAGAAATGAAATCTGCAGGTACTGTCACTCAATCAGCAGCTACTGTGAATCATGCAATAACTCCTGGAATTGCTGCGAACGTAGCTGGGAATGTCCGCAACAAAGCTGACGTCAATAAAATCGTCTTCGCTTGTGATGCAGGAATGGGTTCTAGTGCCATGGGCGCGTCTGTACTAAGGAAGAAACTGCAGAGCGCAGGGGTGAACATTACCGTCGTTAACTCCGCAGTCAGCGAGATTCCGTCTGACGCAGACATTGTAGTGACCCAGAAGACTCTGACCGACCGGGCGATTGCCAGCAACCCTAACGCAGAGCACATCTCTATTGATAACTTCCTGAAGAGCCCGAAATATGATGAGCTTGTGGAACGTTTGAAGTAA
- a CDS encoding BglG family transcription antiterminator yields MRKITARQRQMISLLLEANEEITAAEIAASTGVSVRTVHREMEDIEKVLQDFGLDLIRKSGKGIQLSGSESGLTELRLFLLEEKPVEYSGEDRKVYELCSLLEAEEPVKLFALAHSLKVTVATVSYDLDELEPWVRKFGLQLVRRRGYGVEITGGEMDKRRAIGRLAAEHLDQSDLVGHNLQGEGNPVFKMLLSTVGKSNLMDVENTLWDMEWNWTAELPEIVYMELLLGLSVAVRRLELGRGISNAEEAGYSRLSDHRNIAGAEDFVRRLGETLEFQFHRTEILYIAGLFDLAQDSFSSAGYAYGDIELMEIVYRLTESVIKRTGIPFQTDRSLREGLLEHIDPALKRIREGTRIRNPLLVPIRRDYEYLFTIVRAAVEDIQLELEIPDEEIGFLVMHFGASVERLNQLRRNVRAILVCASGLSSSRLLATRLTKEMPQIEILRNISWYEAARLPQEDYDLIISTIDLPLDKDRYIKISPLLTGEEIEKLLNYIQNTTLKERNTPTAGEPDPTVREEASLDRLKSYKGILDEIVRLLERFQFHPLDNSGMSLSRTLAAMLDLLNGSGVVGDAEILLERLLERERMASQVIPDTGLALFHTRSSHILMSSITLYRLQQPVLLGGDTEVRVILLMLAPRKLSKESLEVLSEISALLLNSELVRLLEERSELEIRGYLSSELLRFFENKM; encoded by the coding sequence ATGAGGAAAATAACCGCCAGGCAGCGTCAAATGATCTCGCTGCTTTTAGAGGCAAACGAAGAGATCACGGCCGCAGAGATTGCGGCAAGTACTGGAGTCAGCGTCAGAACCGTGCACCGGGAAATGGAAGACATCGAAAAGGTCCTGCAGGATTTTGGACTGGATCTCATCAGAAAGTCGGGAAAAGGTATTCAATTGAGTGGCTCGGAGAGCGGGCTGACAGAGCTTCGCCTATTTCTGCTGGAAGAGAAGCCGGTAGAATATTCGGGCGAGGACCGTAAGGTGTATGAGCTATGTTCCCTGCTTGAAGCGGAGGAGCCGGTGAAGCTGTTCGCCCTGGCGCATTCCTTAAAAGTTACCGTGGCAACCGTCAGCTATGACCTTGACGAACTGGAGCCGTGGGTCCGTAAATTCGGCCTGCAGCTGGTGCGCAGAAGAGGGTACGGTGTTGAAATAACCGGAGGCGAGATGGATAAGCGCCGGGCCATTGGCCGATTGGCCGCAGAGCATCTGGATCAGTCTGATCTGGTGGGGCACAATCTGCAGGGCGAGGGGAATCCGGTCTTCAAGATGCTGTTGTCAACGGTAGGCAAAAGCAATCTGATGGATGTTGAGAATACCCTGTGGGACATGGAATGGAATTGGACGGCTGAACTGCCGGAGATTGTCTACATGGAGCTGCTGCTCGGATTATCTGTTGCTGTACGCAGGCTGGAACTCGGAAGGGGCATCAGCAATGCCGAAGAAGCTGGTTATTCACGGCTGTCGGATCACCGCAATATTGCAGGTGCAGAGGATTTTGTAAGGCGACTGGGAGAGACGCTGGAGTTTCAATTTCATAGGACAGAAATTCTGTATATCGCAGGCTTGTTTGACCTGGCGCAGGACTCCTTTTCCTCCGCGGGCTACGCTTACGGCGACATTGAACTGATGGAGATCGTTTACCGGCTGACGGAAAGTGTCATCAAGCGGACCGGAATTCCATTTCAGACCGACCGTTCTTTACGGGAAGGGCTGCTAGAGCATATTGATCCGGCGCTAAAACGGATTCGTGAAGGCACAAGGATTCGTAATCCCCTGCTCGTTCCTATTCGCAGGGATTATGAATATCTGTTTACTATAGTTCGGGCGGCAGTGGAGGATATACAGCTGGAGCTGGAGATTCCGGATGAAGAGATCGGGTTTCTGGTCATGCATTTTGGCGCATCTGTGGAAAGACTGAATCAGCTCAGGCGCAATGTGCGGGCGATTCTGGTGTGCGCCAGTGGACTTAGCTCCTCCCGGCTGCTGGCTACAAGGCTTACGAAAGAGATGCCGCAGATCGAAATTCTCAGGAATATTTCCTGGTATGAGGCAGCCCGCCTGCCGCAGGAAGATTATGATCTGATCATCTCTACCATTGATCTTCCGTTGGATAAAGACCGCTATATCAAAATCAGCCCCCTGCTGACCGGGGAAGAAATAGAGAAATTACTGAATTACATCCAGAATACTACGTTGAAGGAACGAAATACACCTACCGCTGGTGAGCCGGACCCTACGGTTCGTGAGGAAGCGTCTTTGGACCGCCTGAAGAGCTATAAAGGAATTCTGGATGAGATAGTCAGATTGTTGGAACGTTTTCAGTTCCATCCGCTGGATAATAGCGGAATGAGCCTTTCCCGGACACTCGCCGCGATGCTGGATTTGCTGAACGGCAGCGGAGTCGTAGGGGATGCCGAGATTCTTCTGGAGCGTCTGCTGGAGCGAGAAAGAATGGCCAGCCAGGTAATCCCGGATACCGGACTGGCGCTTTTTCATACAAGGAGCAGCCATATTCTGATGTCTTCCATAACGTTATACCGGCTCCAGCAGCCTGTTTTACTGGGAGGAGATACCGAAGTCAGGGTTATTCTGTTGATGCTCGCCCCGCGCAAACTTTCTAAGGAAAGCCTGGAAGTGCTTAGTGAGATCAGCGCCCTGCTGCTAAATTCAGAGCTTGTAAGACTGCTTGAGGAACGGTCAGAGCTGGAAATTCGAGGCTATTTGTCGTCGGAGTTGCTACGTTTTTTTGAAAATAAAATGTGA
- a CDS encoding PTS sugar transporter subunit IIA, which produces MSILSENKVIMNGAAKDKYEAITMAGQLLVDAGHVTEEYIPKMLEREEVVSTYMGEGLAIPHGTKDARPFIQSTGLSIVRFPDGVDFGGEEPAFVVIGIAAAGDGHMEILTNVAMIFSEEDAIERVMSAATPADVIAIFEGGVE; this is translated from the coding sequence ATGAGTATACTGTCAGAGAATAAAGTAATTATGAATGGTGCCGCAAAAGATAAATATGAAGCGATCACTATGGCCGGCCAGCTGCTGGTAGATGCAGGACATGTAACAGAGGAATACATTCCCAAAATGCTAGAGCGGGAAGAGGTAGTCTCCACATACATGGGCGAAGGCTTGGCCATTCCGCACGGGACTAAGGATGCCCGGCCTTTTATCCAATCTACAGGATTGTCCATCGTCCGGTTTCCGGATGGTGTAGATTTTGGCGGCGAGGAGCCTGCGTTTGTGGTAATCGGAATTGCTGCTGCTGGAGACGGACATATGGAAATATTGACAAATGTGGCGATGATCTTCAGCGAAGAGGATGCGATCGAACGGGTGATGAGTGCGGCTACACCTGCGGATGTCATTGCCATCTTCGAAGGAGGAGTTGAGTAA